The Ictidomys tridecemlineatus isolate mIctTri1 chromosome 6, mIctTri1.hap1, whole genome shotgun sequence genome includes a region encoding these proteins:
- the LOC144378332 gene encoding olfactory receptor 6C2-like — translation MINHTAITTFILLGLTDDPQLQILVFIFLFLTYILSITGNLTIIVLTLTDSHLKTPMYFFLRNFSFLEISFTTVCVPRFLYSISTRDNTITYNACASQIFFIGLFGATEFFLLAAMSYDRYVAICKPLHYITIMNNRVCAILVFSCWISGLVIIITPLSMGLQLEFCDSNVIDHFGCDASPLFKISCSDTWFLEQTVIICAVFTFIITLIGVILSYINIIRTILRFPSAQQRKKAFSTCSSHMIVVSITYGSCIFIYVKPSAKEQVDINKGVSVLTTSVAPLLNPFIYTLRNKQVKQAINDTIKKIAFILHK, via the coding sequence ATGATAAATCACACAGCAATAACAACATTCATCTTGTTGGGACTTACAGATGACCCACAGCTGCAAATTctggtttttatctttttattcttaacATACATTCTGAGTATCACTGGTAATCTGACTATTATCGTTCTCACCCTGACGGATTCCCATCTTAAAACacctatgtatttttttcttcgaAACTTCTCCTTCTTAGAAATCTCATTCACAACAGTCTGTGTTCCCAGATTCCTCTATAGTATATCAACTAGGGATAACACCATAACTTACAATGCTTGTGCcagtcaaatattttttattggacTCTTTGGGGCCACAGAGTTTTTTCTCCTGGCCGCCATGTCCTAtgatcgctatgtggccatctgcaaacccCTTCATTACATCACCATCATGAACAACAGAGTCTGTGCCATCCTAGTCTTCTCTTGTTGGATCTCTGGGCTGGTGATCATCATCACACCTCTCAGCATGGGCCTCCAGCTGGAGTTCTGTGACTCCAATGTCATTGATCATTTTGGCTGTGATGCATCTCCTCTTTTTAAGATCTCATGCTCAGATACGTGGTTTCTAGAACAGACTGTTATTATTTGTGCAGTGTTTACTTTTATTATCACACTCATAGGTGTGATTCTTTCTTACATAAATATTATTAGGACAATTCTACGATTCCCTTCAgctcagcaaagaaaaaaagctttttccacctgctcctcccacaTGATTGTGGTTTCCATCACCTATGGCAGCTGCATCTTCATCTATGTCAAGCCTTCAGCCAAAGAACAGGTGGACATCAATAAAGGGGTATCTGTGCTCACTACATCTGTTGCCCCTTTGttaaatccatttatttatacGTTGAGGAACAAGCAAGTGAAACAAGCTATCAATGACACAATCAAAAAAATTGCCTTTATTTTACACAAATAG
- the LOC144378333 gene encoding olfactory receptor 6C2-like: MRNNTVTIFILLGLTDDPQLQVLIFLFLINMLSITGNLTIISLILVDSHIKTAMYYFLQNFAFLEISFTSACIPRYLYNIATGDKMITYNACVSQVFFTDLFDVTEFFILAAMSYDRYVAICKPLNYVIIMSSRVCRRIVFCCWVAGLFILIPPLSLGLNLEFCDSNIIDHFVCDTFPLLKISCSNTWFMEQTIIICAVLTIIMSLMCVVLSYIYIIKTILRFPSAQQKKKAFSTCSSHMIVVSLTYGSSIFIYIKPSAKDSVAINKGVTVLTTSIAPMLNSFIYTLRNKQVQ; this comes from the coding sequence ATGAGGAACAATACTGTAACAATATTCATTCTACTGGGACTGACAGATGACCCACAACTGCAGGTTCTGATCTTTCTGTTTCTCATTAACATGCTGAGCATAACTGGGAATCTAACTATCATCTCCCTCATCTTAGTGGATTCTCACATTAAAACAGCCATGTACTATTTCCtacaaaattttgctttcttgGAGATCTCATTCACTTCTGCATGTATTCCCAGATACTTATATAACATAGCAACTGGTGACAAGATGATTACTTACAATGCCTGTGTCAGCCAAGTATTTTTTACTGACCTCTTTGATGTAACTGAATTTTTTATCCTTGCTGCCATGTCCTAtgatcgctatgtggccatctgcaagcccctGAATTATGTGATTATCATGAGTAGTAGAGTCTGTAGGAGAATTGTCTTTTGTTGTTGGGTGGCTGGTCTGTTTATTTTAATCCCCCCACTCAGCCTAGGCCTGAATCTGGAGTTTTGTGATTCTAATATCATTGATCATTTTGTTTGTGATACATTTCCCCTCCTGAAAATCTCTTGCTCAAATACTTGGTTTATGGAACAGACCATTATCATCTGTGCTGTACTGACCATCATTATGTCACTCATGTGTGTAGTGCTGTCCTACATTTACATCATCAAGACAATTTTAAGATTCCCTTCTgcccagcaaaagaaaaaagccttTTCTACCTGTTCTTCCCACATGATTGTGGTTTCCCTCACCTATGGCAGCAGCATCTTCATCTACATTAAACCTTCAGCGAAGGACTCAGTGGCCATAAATAAGGGAGTGACTGTCCTCACTACTTCTATTGCTCCCATGTTGAACTCCTTCATTTACACACTAAGGAATAAGCAAGTACAATAA